A genomic window from Flintibacter sp. KGMB00164 includes:
- a CDS encoding FAD binding domain-containing protein, with amino-acid sequence MLKIKNYVRVQSLEEAYDLCQKKNNVVLGGMLWLKMQRRSIGTAIDLSDLGLDQIEEDGEFYRLGAMVSLRTMERHHGLNELTQGAMEESLRHIVGVQFRNLATVGGSLWGRFGFSDVLTLLLALDAQVELHHAGRMSLEAFTQLPRQQHDILTHVLIPKGASQVVYQSQRNISTDFPTLTCALSKKDGEYTCVIGARPQMAQVYRDEKSLLSGGVTEETARAFGEDVAQRAKFGSSLRAGEDYRREICAVLVRRGLLAMEKEG; translated from the coding sequence GTGCTGAAAATCAAAAACTATGTACGGGTCCAGAGCCTGGAAGAGGCCTACGACCTGTGCCAAAAGAAAAACAACGTGGTGCTGGGCGGAATGCTTTGGCTGAAGATGCAGCGGCGTTCCATCGGCACCGCCATCGACCTGAGCGATCTGGGGCTGGACCAGATCGAGGAGGATGGAGAGTTTTACCGCCTGGGGGCCATGGTGTCTCTGCGCACGATGGAGCGCCACCACGGTCTCAATGAGCTGACCCAGGGGGCCATGGAGGAGAGCCTGCGCCACATCGTGGGCGTGCAGTTCCGCAATCTGGCTACTGTGGGCGGCAGCCTGTGGGGCCGCTTCGGCTTCTCCGACGTGCTCACTCTGCTGCTAGCTCTGGATGCCCAGGTGGAGCTGCACCACGCCGGTCGGATGTCTCTGGAGGCGTTCACCCAGCTGCCCCGGCAGCAGCATGACATTCTGACCCACGTGCTCATCCCCAAGGGGGCGAGCCAGGTGGTCTACCAGTCCCAGCGGAACATCTCCACCGACTTTCCCACCCTTACCTGCGCCCTGTCCAAGAAGGACGGGGAGTATACCTGCGTTATCGGTGCCCGGCCTCAGATGGCCCAGGTGTACCGGGACGAGAAGAGCCTGCTCTCCGGCGGCGTGACCGAGGAGACCGCCCGGGCCTTTGGCGAGGACGTGGCCCAGCGGGCCAAGTTTGGCAGCAGCCTGCGGGCGGGGGAGGACTACCGCCGGGAGATTTGCGCCGTACTGGTGCGCCGTGGCCTGCTGGCCATGGAGAAGGAGGGCTAA
- a CDS encoding molybdopterin cofactor-binding domain-containing protein codes for MENLKTVGQPVRKKDAMSLLLGKPAYVDDVTPQNCLVVKVLRSPHAHALIEEINTDVAQKVPGVVAVYTYKDVPQKRFTMAGQTYPEPSPYDRLILDQRVRFVGDAVAIVAAEDEAAADKALKLIKVKYQVLEAVLDPHEALDGPILVHPEDNWRSLCPVGADNKRNLCASEVCSDGDVDDVLSHCDYVIDHVYHTPACNQAMMETFRTYTEMDPYGRLHVISSTQIVFHVRRILANALDIPKSKIHVEKPRIGGGFGAKQTVVAEIYPAFVTWKTGRAAKMIYTREESLIASSPRHDMEVHVRLGASKDGTIRAIDVYTLSNTGAYGEHGPTTVGLSGHKSIPLYTGNLEAFRFAYDVVYTNRQSAGAYRGYGATQGIFAVESAVNELADILGMDPVTIREKNMVREGQVMPAYYNEKTNACALDRCMSRCAQLFGWEEKFPVRDMGNGKVRSAGVAMAMQGSGISGVDVGSATIKLSDEGFYNLSIGAADMGTGCDTILAQMAAECLDCPVDNIAVFGADSDASPYDSGSYASSTTYVTGKAVERACEQLKENLCAIAAQMLDCKPEDVEFTGKGVRRLDGKGEVSLMDIATKSMCGNAIPVQVTYTHTSPVSPPPFMVGMAEIEVDKETGGVEVLDYVAVVDCGTPINPNLARVQTEGGIVQGIGMALFEGITYDEKGNLLENSFMQYKIPTRLDMGHLRVEFESSYEPTGPFGAKSIGEIVINTPSPAIAHAIFRATGVWHRELPITPEKVLMAMKAKG; via the coding sequence ATGGAAAACTTAAAGACCGTAGGCCAGCCGGTACGGAAAAAGGACGCCATGTCCCTGCTGCTGGGCAAGCCCGCTTATGTGGACGATGTGACTCCCCAGAACTGCCTGGTGGTGAAGGTACTGCGCAGCCCCCACGCCCACGCCCTCATTGAGGAGATCAACACCGACGTGGCCCAGAAGGTGCCCGGCGTAGTTGCCGTATATACCTACAAGGATGTGCCCCAGAAGCGCTTTACCATGGCGGGGCAGACCTACCCCGAACCCTCTCCCTATGACCGTCTGATTCTGGATCAGCGCGTCCGCTTTGTGGGCGATGCCGTGGCCATCGTGGCCGCCGAGGATGAGGCGGCCGCAGACAAAGCGCTGAAGCTTATCAAGGTGAAGTACCAGGTGCTGGAGGCGGTACTGGACCCCCACGAGGCCCTGGACGGACCCATTCTGGTGCACCCTGAGGACAACTGGCGCTCTCTGTGCCCGGTTGGCGCAGACAACAAGCGCAACCTGTGCGCCAGCGAGGTGTGCTCGGACGGAGACGTGGATGACGTCCTGTCCCACTGTGACTATGTCATTGACCATGTCTACCATACCCCCGCCTGCAACCAGGCCATGATGGAGACCTTCCGCACCTATACCGAGATGGACCCCTACGGGCGGCTCCATGTTATTTCCTCTACCCAGATCGTTTTCCACGTCCGGCGTATTCTGGCCAACGCCCTGGACATTCCCAAGTCTAAGATCCACGTGGAGAAGCCCCGCATCGGCGGCGGTTTCGGCGCCAAGCAGACGGTGGTGGCGGAAATTTATCCCGCCTTTGTCACCTGGAAGACCGGCCGGGCGGCCAAGATGATCTACACCCGGGAGGAGAGCCTTATCGCCAGCTCCCCCCGCCACGATATGGAGGTTCACGTCCGTCTGGGAGCCAGCAAGGACGGCACCATCCGTGCCATTGACGTGTACACCCTGTCCAACACGGGAGCCTATGGCGAGCACGGCCCCACCACCGTGGGCCTGTCGGGCCACAAGTCCATCCCCCTGTACACGGGCAACCTGGAGGCGTTCCGCTTTGCCTATGACGTGGTGTACACCAACCGCCAGTCCGCCGGAGCCTACCGCGGCTATGGCGCCACCCAGGGCATCTTCGCCGTGGAGTCGGCGGTGAACGAGCTGGCCGACATTCTGGGTATGGACCCGGTGACCATCCGGGAGAAGAACATGGTCCGAGAGGGCCAGGTCATGCCCGCCTATTACAATGAAAAGACCAACGCCTGCGCCCTGGACCGTTGCATGAGCCGGTGCGCCCAGCTCTTTGGCTGGGAGGAGAAGTTCCCCGTTCGGGATATGGGCAACGGCAAGGTGCGCTCCGCCGGCGTGGCTATGGCCATGCAGGGCTCCGGCATCTCCGGGGTGGACGTAGGTTCGGCCACCATCAAGCTCAGCGACGAGGGATTCTATAACCTGTCCATCGGCGCGGCGGACATGGGTACCGGGTGCGACACCATCCTGGCCCAGATGGCCGCCGAGTGCCTGGACTGCCCCGTGGACAACATTGCGGTCTTCGGCGCTGACTCTGACGCCTCCCCCTACGACTCGGGCTCCTACGCCTCCTCCACCACCTACGTCACCGGCAAGGCAGTAGAACGGGCCTGCGAGCAGCTGAAAGAAAATCTCTGCGCCATTGCCGCCCAGATGCTGGACTGTAAACCAGAGGACGTGGAGTTTACCGGAAAGGGCGTGCGCCGTCTGGACGGCAAGGGAGAGGTTTCCCTCATGGACATTGCCACCAAGTCCATGTGCGGCAACGCCATTCCCGTCCAGGTGACCTACACCCACACCTCTCCCGTCTCGCCGCCTCCCTTCATGGTGGGTATGGCCGAGATCGAAGTGGACAAGGAGACCGGCGGGGTAGAGGTTCTCGACTACGTGGCCGTGGTGGACTGCGGCACCCCCATCAACCCCAACCTGGCCCGGGTACAGACTGAGGGCGGCATTGTCCAGGGCATCGGCATGGCTCTCTTTGAGGGCATCACCTACGATGAGAAGGGCAACCTGCTGGAGAACTCCTTCATGCAGTACAAGATCCCCACCCGTCTGGACATGGGCCACCTGCGGGTGGAGTTTGAGTCCAGCTACGAGCCCACCGGCCCCTTCGGCGCCAAGTCCATCGGCGAGATCGTCATCAACACCCCGTCTCCCGCCATTGCTCACGCCATCTTCCGGGCCACCGGCGTATGGCACCGGGAGCTGCCCATCACTCCGGAGAAGGTGCTCATGGCCATGAAGGCCAAGGGATGA
- a CDS encoding iron ABC transporter permease, with the protein MKPHTREFTAVLAAALVLAALAVVSLFIGSYPLSVGEIFDILAGKLGDTMPVRVFWQLRLPRMCMGLISGLSLGVAGGVYQIIFRNPLASPDLTGVASGSSLGAACVIVLGAGGSGEIMAGAFTMGLLALGLVLFLVRAARLERTGSYILAGVVVSALAEAGLMALKIMADPERELAALEVWTMGSLASITAGKVVLPAITVLACLGLLLLFRREVLMLSLGEESARSMGLDPTLWRALLLGITTLMVAAVVSVTGVISFVGLIAPHIAFLLLGRRGGPYLPLCGLVGGVVLLCADLLARSLSSGAELPLSIFTVLFAAPVLVALLCRRGDGYGSDA; encoded by the coding sequence ATGAAACCACATACCCGGGAATTTACCGCCGTACTGGCCGCGGCTCTTGTGCTGGCCGCCTTGGCGGTGGTCTCCCTCTTTATAGGCAGCTATCCCCTTTCGGTGGGGGAGATTTTTGATATTCTGGCCGGAAAACTGGGGGACACCATGCCCGTTCGGGTATTCTGGCAACTGCGCCTGCCCCGGATGTGCATGGGCCTGATCTCCGGCTTGTCTCTGGGGGTGGCTGGCGGTGTGTACCAGATCATCTTTCGCAATCCGCTGGCTTCTCCCGACCTCACGGGTGTAGCGTCTGGGTCCTCGCTGGGAGCCGCCTGTGTCATCGTACTGGGGGCAGGGGGCAGCGGCGAGATCATGGCCGGAGCCTTCACCATGGGCCTGCTTGCCCTGGGGCTGGTACTGTTTCTGGTGCGGGCCGCCCGGCTGGAGCGCACCGGCAGCTACATTCTGGCCGGTGTGGTGGTCTCTGCCCTGGCAGAGGCGGGGCTGATGGCGCTGAAGATCATGGCCGACCCGGAGCGGGAACTGGCCGCCCTGGAGGTGTGGACCATGGGAAGTCTGGCCTCTATCACGGCGGGTAAAGTGGTTTTGCCTGCCATTACAGTGCTGGCCTGTCTGGGCCTTTTGCTCCTCTTCCGCCGGGAAGTGCTGATGCTGTCCCTGGGGGAGGAGAGCGCCCGGAGCATGGGCCTGGATCCCACTTTATGGCGTGCCCTGCTGCTGGGGATCACCACCCTGATGGTGGCGGCGGTGGTGTCAGTGACGGGAGTGATCTCCTTTGTGGGCCTCATTGCCCCCCACATCGCCTTTTTGCTCCTGGGTCGCCGCGGCGGACCCTACCTGCCCCTGTGTGGGCTGGTTGGAGGGGTGGTTTTGCTGTGCGCCGACCTGTTGGCCCGGTCTCTGTCGTCGGGAGCGGAGCTGCCGCTGAGTATTTTTACCGTGCTGTTTGCCGCCCCGGTTCTGGTGGCGCTGCTGTGCCGGAGGGGGGATGGATATGGCAGCGATGCTTGA
- a CDS encoding 2Fe-2S iron-sulfur cluster-binding protein, translated as MELKLTLNGRAVSASVEADTLLIDFLRAQGCLSVKRGCETANCGLCTVLMDGTPVLSCSVLALRAAGHHVQTLEGLQEEAADFAAFIADQGAEQCGFCNPGFVMNTVALLRENPDPTDDEIRAYLAGNLCRCSGYEGQLRGIRAYLDYKKGRG; from the coding sequence ATGGAACTGAAACTGACCTTGAACGGCCGGGCCGTGTCCGCATCGGTGGAAGCGGACACCCTGCTCATCGATTTTCTCCGCGCCCAGGGCTGCCTGAGCGTGAAGCGGGGATGCGAGACCGCCAACTGCGGCCTTTGTACCGTTTTGATGGACGGCACTCCCGTGCTGTCCTGCTCTGTGCTGGCTCTGCGGGCGGCGGGCCATCACGTCCAGACTCTGGAGGGCCTTCAGGAGGAAGCCGCCGACTTTGCCGCCTTTATCGCCGACCAGGGTGCGGAGCAGTGCGGCTTCTGTAACCCCGGCTTTGTGATGAACACCGTGGCCCTGCTGCGGGAGAACCCCGACCCCACCGACGACGAGATCCGCGCCTATCTGGCCGGCAATCTGTGCCGCTGCTCGGGGTACGAGGGACAGCTGCGTGGCATACGTGCCTATCTGGACTATAAGAAGGGGAGGGGCTGA
- a CDS encoding solute carrier family 23 protein: protein MERSGQFVTPFDFVGRLPLRQAIPLGLQHVLAMFVGNLTPILIITNLCAATSGAEDFAAIQVVLLQNAMLVAGLVTLVQLFAIGPVGGKVPIIMGTSSGFIGVFQSVVNVMGGGIVAYGAIMGASILGGLFETVLGAFLKPLRRFFPAVVTGTVVLSIGLSLISVGVGSFGGGTSAKDYGSVENLLIALAVMIIVLALKHGAKGLASSSCILIGIVCGYIICAILPLFLSTTGVTADGVEYTKAWVLNWDKVAQASWVSIPALMPVKPVFDLRAILPVMIMFIVTAVETVGDISGVMEGGMGREATDQELAGGVMCDGLGSSFAAVFGVLPNTSFSQNVGLVTMTKIVNRTALACGAVFLVLCGLLPKLAAIVSIMPQSVLGGAAVIMFSSIVMSGIQLITKEPLTARNMSIVSVALGLGYGLGANSAVLSGLPQWIQLVFGGSGIVPAAFVAIIMNILLPKEKA, encoded by the coding sequence ATGGAGCGTTCCGGACAATTTGTGACGCCCTTCGATTTTGTTGGGCGTCTTCCCCTGCGTCAGGCCATTCCCCTGGGGCTTCAGCATGTGCTGGCCATGTTTGTGGGTAACCTGACCCCCATCCTTATCATCACCAATCTGTGCGCCGCCACCAGCGGGGCAGAGGACTTTGCCGCCATCCAGGTAGTGCTGCTGCAAAATGCCATGCTGGTGGCCGGTCTGGTCACCCTGGTGCAGCTGTTTGCCATCGGCCCGGTGGGCGGCAAGGTACCCATCATCATGGGCACCAGCTCCGGCTTTATCGGCGTGTTCCAGAGCGTGGTCAACGTGATGGGCGGCGGCATCGTGGCCTATGGGGCCATTATGGGCGCTTCCATTTTAGGCGGTCTGTTTGAGACGGTGCTGGGCGCATTCTTAAAGCCTCTGCGCCGCTTTTTCCCCGCCGTGGTCACCGGTACCGTAGTGCTGTCCATTGGCCTTTCCCTCATCAGCGTGGGCGTGGGCTCTTTCGGCGGCGGCACCAGCGCCAAGGACTACGGCTCTGTGGAGAACCTGCTCATCGCCCTGGCGGTGATGATCATCGTCCTGGCTCTCAAGCACGGAGCCAAGGGGCTGGCCAGCTCCTCCTGTATTCTCATCGGCATCGTCTGCGGCTACATCATCTGTGCCATTCTGCCCCTGTTCCTGTCCACCACCGGCGTCACCGCCGACGGGGTGGAGTACACCAAGGCGTGGGTTCTCAACTGGGACAAGGTAGCTCAGGCCAGCTGGGTTTCCATTCCTGCTCTGATGCCTGTCAAGCCGGTATTTGATCTGCGTGCCATCCTGCCTGTGATGATCATGTTCATCGTCACCGCCGTGGAGACGGTGGGCGACATCTCCGGCGTGATGGAGGGTGGCATGGGCCGGGAGGCCACCGATCAGGAGCTGGCTGGCGGAGTCATGTGCGACGGCCTGGGTTCCTCCTTCGCTGCTGTGTTTGGAGTGCTGCCCAACACCTCCTTCAGCCAGAACGTGGGCCTGGTAACCATGACCAAGATCGTCAACCGTACCGCTCTGGCCTGCGGTGCCGTGTTCCTGGTGCTGTGCGGCCTGCTGCCCAAGCTGGCGGCCATTGTGTCCATCATGCCTCAGAGCGTGCTGGGCGGCGCGGCGGTCATCATGTTCTCCTCCATCGTGATGAGCGGTATCCAGCTCATTACCAAGGAGCCCCTCACCGCCCGGAACATGTCCATCGTCTCAGTGGCTCTGGGTCTGGGCTACGGCCTGGGCGCCAACAGCGCGGTGCTCTCCGGCCTGCCCCAGTGGATCCAGCTGGTCTTCGGCGGCTCCGGCATCGTGCCCGCCGCCTTCGTGGCCATTATCATGAACATCCTGCTGCCCAAGGAAAAGGCGTAA
- a CDS encoding M56 family metallopeptidase translates to MDKLLVLGSVSLSGTLLAGVTALICRGLKGKISARAGYVLWILVLLRFLCPWTTSHSLLNQAVETPQESWTLAVPEQTNGQSQVSVQPEKHLVPIAPEILLWAVWLTGAGVALAVRCVSYARFSRSVLRRARPAPKETQAVYAALTGSFRRPPRMVCSPDAVTPMLMGLLRPVVVLPCLSLEREALEALLSHELTHWRRRDLWVKRIAVAVSVLHWFNPVAWWLVERLDRACELACDETVCRGWDQARRARYGQLLLELCAVPAPHFAACLSKKQCLKERLIHIMDHKRKPFAGVLAAGACVAVLFTSVALGAYAAPTEEKPAGSSVQLEQQEVTLQWPMETQGSVTLSVPFGSRVHPITGQTTSHNGIDIVLDAGTPVLASAAGTVAETDYNADDGRYIVLDHGGLTTKYCHLSEIQVTAGETVTAGEEIGAVGKTGKSTGPHLHFEAAQNDSLVDPLSLLPQTTMESQR, encoded by the coding sequence ATGGATAAGCTGTTGGTGCTGGGCAGCGTGTCCCTGTCCGGGACGCTGCTGGCGGGTGTGACCGCTCTCATCTGCCGGGGTTTAAAAGGAAAAATCTCCGCCCGGGCGGGCTATGTCCTGTGGATCTTGGTGCTGCTGCGCTTTTTGTGTCCCTGGACCACCTCCCATAGCCTGCTCAACCAGGCGGTGGAGACACCTCAGGAGTCGTGGACACTGGCAGTGCCCGAACAGACCAACGGCCAAAGTCAAGTGTCAGTCCAACCGGAGAAGCACCTCGTTCCCATCGCCCCGGAGATCTTGTTGTGGGCGGTGTGGCTGACCGGAGCCGGTGTGGCACTGGCAGTGCGGTGCGTAAGCTATGCCCGGTTTTCCCGGAGCGTCCTGCGCCGTGCCCGTCCCGCCCCAAAGGAGACCCAAGCAGTTTACGCCGCCCTTACCGGCTCATTCCGCCGTCCGCCCAGGATGGTTTGCAGCCCGGATGCCGTCACCCCCATGCTGATGGGATTGCTGCGTCCCGTTGTGGTGCTGCCCTGCCTGTCCTTGGAGAGAGAGGCCCTGGAGGCCCTGCTCTCCCACGAGCTGACTCACTGGAGGCGGCGTGACCTCTGGGTCAAGCGGATAGCTGTGGCGGTCTCGGTGCTCCACTGGTTCAACCCGGTGGCCTGGTGGCTGGTGGAGCGGCTGGACCGGGCCTGTGAACTCGCCTGCGACGAGACCGTGTGCCGGGGCTGGGACCAGGCGCGGCGGGCCCGATACGGCCAGTTGCTGCTGGAGCTGTGCGCCGTTCCCGCACCTCATTTTGCCGCCTGCCTTTCCAAGAAGCAGTGTTTGAAAGAAAGGTTGATACACATTATGGATCACAAGCGCAAACCCTTTGCCGGGGTGCTGGCGGCTGGGGCCTGTGTGGCTGTGCTGTTCACCTCGGTGGCCCTGGGAGCCTATGCCGCACCCACGGAAGAGAAACCAGCAGGCAGCTCCGTTCAGCTGGAGCAGCAGGAGGTCACTCTCCAGTGGCCCATGGAAACTCAGGGCAGCGTCACCTTGTCCGTGCCCTTCGGCAGCCGGGTCCATCCTATCACCGGACAGACCACAAGCCACAACGGAATTGACATCGTGCTGGACGCAGGCACGCCGGTACTGGCCTCGGCGGCCGGAACCGTGGCCGAGACCGATTATAATGCTGACGATGGCCGGTACATTGTACTGGACCACGGCGGACTGACCACCAAGTACTGCCACCTGTCCGAAATCCAGGTGACGGCAGGGGAGACCGTGACCGCCGGTGAGGAGATCGGCGCAGTGGGCAAGACAGGCAAGAGCACTGGGCCTCACCTCCATTTTGAGGCGGCTCAGAACGACAGCCTGGTGGACCCCCTGTCCCTGCTGCCCCAGACTACCATGGAGTCCCAGCGATAA
- a CDS encoding ABC transporter ATP-binding protein, with protein sequence MAAMLEVQNLCAGYGSPVVKDISFSVREGELVGLLGRNGSGKTTLLRALTGSAKVTGGRVLLDGEDWEQLSHRQRACRLALMPQRPQLLPGLRAREVLEMGRYPWTGPLRPAGEDGRRRVAQAARQFGLEELLDTDCAALSEGQRQMVHLGRAVVQDAPVLLLDEPNSALDFYNTQLLFQTVGELIRTQHKAGLVVLHDPALALTWCRRLLLLRRGELVGEICPREAAEGEIQAILRRIYPDICVKRDKDSGAYWCGLAENGEKQENL encoded by the coding sequence ATGGCAGCGATGCTTGAGGTACAAAATTTGTGTGCCGGTTACGGCTCACCGGTTGTCAAGGATATTTCCTTTTCCGTTCGGGAAGGGGAGCTGGTGGGGCTGCTGGGCCGCAATGGCAGCGGGAAAACCACGCTTCTGCGTGCCCTGACCGGCTCGGCCAAGGTAACGGGAGGCCGGGTTCTGCTGGACGGAGAGGACTGGGAACAGCTCAGTCACCGTCAACGGGCCTGCCGCCTGGCTCTCATGCCCCAGCGCCCCCAGCTGCTGCCCGGCCTGCGGGCGCGGGAGGTGCTGGAGATGGGCCGCTATCCCTGGACAGGGCCTCTGCGCCCGGCGGGGGAGGATGGACGGCGGCGGGTGGCTCAGGCCGCCCGGCAGTTTGGCCTGGAGGAGCTGCTGGACACCGACTGCGCCGCCCTCAGCGAGGGCCAGCGGCAGATGGTCCATCTGGGCCGTGCGGTGGTCCAGGACGCTCCGGTTCTCCTGCTGGACGAGCCCAACAGTGCCTTGGACTTTTATAACACCCAGCTCCTGTTCCAAACGGTGGGGGAACTCATCCGCACCCAGCACAAGGCGGGGCTTGTGGTGCTCCATGACCCGGCTCTGGCCCTTACCTGGTGCCGCCGCCTATTGCTGCTGCGCCGGGGAGAGCTGGTTGGGGAAATCTGCCCCAGAGAGGCCGCGGAAGGGGAGATCCAGGCCATTTTACGCCGTATCTACCCGGATATTTGCGTCAAACGGGACAAAGACAGCGGCGCTTATTGGTGCGGTCTTGCGGAAAATGGAGAAAAACAGGAAAATTTATGA
- a CDS encoding nucleotidyltransferase family protein: protein MNHMILLAAGSSRRFGGNKLLAPLNGKPLYTWGLSALNDVCQKRGDCTLTVVSRYPEIRKAAQAVGAQAVDSPDSEKGQAYSIRSGLQALGRVEERDFILFLPADQPWITPQTISRLLEAAGPDTWTATAAFGERVGTPTLFSARLLPDLMALEGDRGGRKLMGRPGQLCLVVPTGSERELDDVDYPEQLK, encoded by the coding sequence ATGAACCACATGATCCTGCTGGCGGCGGGCTCGTCCCGCCGCTTCGGCGGCAACAAGCTGCTGGCTCCCTTAAATGGAAAGCCCCTGTATACCTGGGGGCTGAGCGCTCTGAATGACGTGTGCCAAAAGCGTGGAGACTGCACCCTCACCGTGGTCTCCCGCTACCCTGAAATTCGGAAAGCTGCACAGGCTGTCGGCGCTCAGGCGGTGGACAGCCCGGACAGCGAAAAGGGCCAGGCCTACTCCATCCGCTCGGGTCTCCAGGCCCTGGGCAGGGTAGAGGAGAGGGACTTCATTCTCTTTCTCCCCGCCGACCAGCCCTGGATCACACCCCAAACCATTTCCCGCCTGCTGGAGGCCGCCGGTCCGGATACCTGGACAGCCACCGCCGCTTTTGGAGAGCGTGTGGGGACGCCAACCTTGTTTTCCGCCCGGCTTCTCCCGGACCTGATGGCCCTGGAGGGGGATCGCGGCGGGCGAAAGCTGATGGGCCGCCCGGGACAGCTCTGCCTGGTGGTTCCGACCGGGTCAGAGCGGGAGCTGGACGACGTGGACTACCCGGAACAATTAAAATAA
- a CDS encoding ABC transporter substrate-binding protein, with translation MKRSFAKRLTALALAALLAVSATGCSGGNGADSGTGSQNSSQSQQSSAIVLTDQAGREVTLEGPAQTLVSCYYITTYATIALGVDDRVVGLENKPESRPIYQMAAPELLEQASVGSLKEFNVEACAALDPDLVIMPLKLQDYVSALEELGIPVLVVNPESHDLLVEMLTLIGQACGVEDRAKELTDYYEEQIARMEELTQGCEEPVVYMGANSTYLNTAPKDMYQSTLIDIAGGVNAAGEMEGDYWTQVSYETLLAMAPDVFIIPTAAEYTVEDVMNDPQLSQLPAVVNGAVYAMPKGIEEWDSPIPSGILGTMWLTSVLHPDVYSFETFISDAQDFYKTFYGFDIDTSLITK, from the coding sequence TTGAAACGATCTTTTGCCAAGCGTTTGACCGCCCTGGCTCTGGCCGCCCTGCTGGCAGTGTCGGCCACCGGATGCAGCGGCGGAAACGGAGCCGATTCCGGCACCGGAAGTCAGAACAGCTCCCAAAGCCAGCAGAGCTCGGCCATCGTACTCACTGACCAGGCCGGACGGGAAGTTACCCTGGAGGGTCCCGCCCAGACCCTGGTGAGCTGCTACTACATTACCACCTACGCCACCATCGCCCTGGGAGTGGATGACCGGGTGGTGGGCCTGGAGAACAAGCCGGAGAGCCGTCCCATCTACCAGATGGCCGCACCCGAGCTGCTGGAGCAGGCCTCGGTGGGCAGCCTGAAGGAGTTCAACGTGGAGGCCTGTGCCGCCCTGGACCCTGACCTGGTCATCATGCCCCTGAAGCTCCAGGACTACGTGAGCGCGTTGGAGGAGCTGGGCATCCCTGTGCTGGTGGTGAACCCGGAGAGTCACGACCTGCTGGTGGAGATGCTTACCCTGATTGGCCAGGCCTGCGGCGTAGAGGACCGGGCCAAGGAGCTTACCGACTACTATGAGGAGCAGATCGCCCGCATGGAGGAGCTGACCCAAGGGTGTGAGGAGCCGGTGGTCTATATGGGCGCCAACTCCACCTACCTGAACACCGCACCCAAGGACATGTACCAGAGCACCCTCATCGACATCGCCGGAGGCGTGAACGCCGCCGGGGAGATGGAGGGGGATTACTGGACCCAGGTCTCCTATGAGACTTTGCTGGCCATGGCTCCCGACGTGTTCATCATCCCCACCGCAGCCGAGTACACCGTGGAGGATGTAATGAACGATCCCCAGCTGTCTCAGCTGCCCGCTGTGGTGAATGGCGCGGTGTATGCCATGCCCAAGGGCATTGAGGAGTGGGATTCTCCCATTCCCTCCGGAATCCTGGGCACCATGTGGCTGACCAGCGTACTTCACCCTGACGTCTATTCTTTTGAGACCTTTATCTCCGACGCCCAGGACTTTTATAAAACCTTTTACGGCTTCGACATCGACACCAGCCTTATCACTAAGTAA